Proteins encoded in a region of the Streptomyces sp. NBC_00513 genome:
- a CDS encoding triacylglycerol lipase, translating into MLPWRRLLRPLAVLALTTAALIAPTTPAAQAASAPGSGWNNWSCRPTAAHPRPVVLVHGTLGNSVDNWLGFAPYLVNRGYCVYSLDYGQLPGVPFFHGLGPIEKSAAQLDVFVDKVLAATGAAKTDIVGHSQGGMMPRHYLKFLGGAAKVNALVGLAPDNHGTTLSGLTRLLPYFPGAEDLISASTPGLADQIAGSAFITRLNEGGDTVPGVKYTVIATRYDEVVTPYRSAFLDGANVRNVVLQDLCALDLSEHVTIGLTDRIAWHEALNALDPAHAERTTCASIFE; encoded by the coding sequence ATGCTGCCCTGGAGACGACTGCTCCGCCCGCTGGCCGTCCTCGCCCTCACCACCGCCGCGCTCATCGCCCCCACCACCCCCGCCGCGCAGGCCGCGTCGGCGCCCGGCAGCGGCTGGAACAACTGGTCCTGTCGGCCGACGGCCGCACACCCCCGCCCCGTCGTCCTCGTCCACGGCACCCTCGGGAACTCCGTCGACAACTGGCTCGGCTTCGCCCCGTACCTCGTGAACCGCGGCTACTGCGTCTACTCCCTCGACTACGGGCAGCTCCCCGGCGTCCCCTTCTTCCACGGCCTCGGCCCCATCGAGAAGTCCGCCGCCCAACTCGACGTGTTCGTCGACAAGGTGCTCGCCGCCACCGGAGCCGCCAAGACCGACATCGTCGGCCACTCACAGGGCGGCATGATGCCGCGCCACTACCTGAAGTTCCTGGGCGGCGCCGCCAAGGTCAACGCCCTCGTCGGACTCGCCCCCGACAACCACGGCACCACCCTGAGCGGGCTGACGCGCCTGCTCCCGTACTTCCCCGGCGCCGAGGACCTGATCAGCGCCTCGACCCCCGGCCTGGCCGACCAGATCGCCGGCTCGGCCTTCATCACCCGCCTCAACGAGGGCGGGGACACCGTCCCGGGCGTGAAGTACACCGTGATCGCGACCCGCTACGACGAGGTGGTCACCCCCTACCGCAGCGCCTTCCTCGACGGGGCGAACGTGCGCAACGTCGTGCTCCAGGACCTGTGCGCCCTGGACCTCTCCGAGCACGTGACCATCGGCCTGACCGACCGCATCGCCTGGCACGAGGCGCTCAACGCACTCGACCCGGCACACGCCGAACGGACCACCTGCGCCTCGATCTTCGAGTGA
- a CDS encoding acyl-CoA dehydrogenase family protein, translated as MHTVPGAGTALATPPDLAVDPLVAAVTETAVRVLRPCVEETAEAGVPRSHLDALAACGAYGLIAYEPDPASGVGARRVTREVHELLAAADPSTWFVWTQHHALAKGLLRGGDAALGEAWLPALARGDRRATGGFAFLRHPRPPVTAERESGGWRLSGRVPWMTGWGLTDVVYLGALTSRDEVLFAPVDCAPGAGLASAPSAPLWAMRGTRTAAVEVRDVFVPDAEVVVREPRADWVRAYDLENADAQPAVFGQLRATADFLLDCEGYEDLGLRIADRAARLRAEAYALRDELPPGERPADRLRLRAESLDLAVRAAAACVAVAGGRAIQYGNTAGRLSREAQFHLIQAQTGGLKREVARLMVDGP; from the coding sequence ATGCACACGGTCCCCGGCGCCGGAACCGCACTGGCCACCCCGCCCGACCTGGCGGTCGATCCGTTGGTCGCCGCCGTCACCGAGACCGCGGTGCGCGTGTTGCGCCCGTGTGTGGAGGAGACCGCCGAGGCGGGGGTGCCGCGTTCGCACCTCGACGCGCTCGCGGCGTGTGGAGCGTACGGGCTGATCGCATACGAACCGGATCCCGCGAGCGGGGTCGGGGCGCGGCGGGTGACGCGGGAGGTGCACGAGCTGCTGGCCGCCGCCGATCCGTCGACGTGGTTCGTGTGGACGCAGCACCACGCCCTGGCCAAGGGGCTGTTGCGCGGTGGTGACGCGGCGCTCGGGGAAGCGTGGTTGCCGGCCCTGGCGCGCGGAGACCGGCGGGCCACGGGCGGTTTCGCCTTCCTGCGCCATCCGCGACCGCCCGTCACCGCGGAGCGGGAGTCGGGCGGGTGGCGGTTGTCGGGGCGGGTGCCGTGGATGACGGGCTGGGGGCTGACCGACGTGGTGTACCTGGGCGCCCTCACGTCGCGGGACGAGGTGCTGTTCGCGCCGGTGGACTGCGCCCCGGGGGCCGGGCTGGCGTCGGCGCCGTCGGCTCCGCTGTGGGCGATGCGGGGGACGCGCACGGCGGCCGTCGAGGTCCGGGACGTGTTCGTGCCGGACGCCGAGGTGGTGGTCCGGGAGCCGCGGGCCGACTGGGTGCGGGCGTACGACCTGGAGAACGCCGACGCCCAGCCCGCCGTCTTCGGGCAGTTGCGCGCCACCGCGGACTTCCTGCTCGACTGCGAGGGCTACGAGGACCTCGGGCTGCGGATCGCGGACCGGGCGGCCCGGCTGCGCGCCGAGGCGTACGCGCTGCGGGACGAACTACCGCCCGGGGAACGGCCCGCGGACCGGCTGCGACTGCGGGCCGAGAGCCTGGACCTGGCCGTACGGGCCGCCGCGGCCTGCGTGGCGGTGGCCGGCGGGCGCGCGATCCAGTACGGCAACACGGCGGGTCGGCTCTCGCGGGAGGCGCAGTTCCACCTGATCCAGGCCCAGACCGGCGGGCTCAAGCGCGAGGTGGCCCGGCTGATGGTGGACGGGCCCTGA
- a CDS encoding DNA polymerase III subunit alpha, which yields MPGFTHLHTVSGFSARYGGSHPERLAERAAERGMDALALTDRDTLAGAVRFAKAAAGAGVRPLFGVNLAVAPAADASPAGAGSSGGAGSSGGAGFSVGTGSGGGGTSHAEASFRRRTPVRGGAFVDESAARAVFLARDGAAGWAELCRLVTAAHAGAPEVPLVTWDALREALGSFGLSGVFVLLGPDSEVGRALAAGRPDRAARLLAPWRELYGDALRLEAVHHGRAGADVDTGPGSLRLAARTVGFAVEQGVPAVVTNAVRYADPGQGPVADVLDAARRLVPVDPRKRLDSGERWLKDPTAMAEVADRIARAAGLRPTDARRLLGETRRTADACAVDPEDDLGIGSVHFPEARLVGAGHRTAQRVLASRASAGMVLRGYADDHAYWDRMHRELDVIAYHGFASYFLTVAQVVDDVRDMGIRVAARGSGAGSLVNHLLGIAHADPVANGLLMERFLSKRRHVLPDIDIDVESARRLDVYRRIIDRFGAERVATVSMPETYRVRHAIRDVGAALSMDPAAVDRLAKAFPHIRARDARTALAELPELRDVRGESYGRLWELVEALDALPRGVAMHPCGVLLSDASLLSRTPVVPSGGEGFPMSQFDKDDVEELGLLKLDVLGVRMQSAMAHAVAELRRATGEELDLDDPAQVPPGDPATYELIRSAETLGCFQIESPGQRDLVGRLQPATFQDLVVDISLFRPGPVAADMVRPFIEARHGRAPARYPHPALADALRETYGVVVFHEQIIEIVHVMTDCGRDEADRVRRGLSDPQSQGRIKVWFATTASARGYSAEVIARTWEIVEAFGSYGFCKAHAVAFAVPTYQSAWLKAHHPAAFYAGLLTHDPGMYPKRLLLADARRRGVPVLPLDVNRSAVAHRIELVSERKWGLRLALADVHGIGEAEAARIEAGQPYASLRDFWDRAHPGRPVAERLAQVGALDAFGANRRDLLLHLTELHGAQRAAGARANTQLPLEGGRSTAPVGLPDLTDGERLSAELGVLGMDASRHLMGDHQAFLTELGVVPAARLRDVEHGRTVLVAGAKAATQTPPIRSGKRVIFTTLDDGTGLVDLAFFDDSHETCAHTVFHSFLLLVRGVVQRRGPQSLSIVGAAAWNLSELVELRGEEGLEAVTARLSEPARERAPQPDGEPDGRRIHLANGYKMNPWADLRPPGEGAATGRKLWHSSPGSAG from the coding sequence GTGCCTGGTTTTACGCATCTGCACACCGTTTCGGGGTTCTCCGCACGCTACGGAGGCTCGCACCCGGAACGGCTCGCGGAACGCGCCGCGGAGCGGGGCATGGACGCCCTCGCCCTCACCGACCGCGACACCCTCGCGGGCGCGGTGCGCTTCGCGAAGGCCGCCGCGGGGGCCGGGGTCCGGCCCCTGTTCGGAGTGAACCTCGCGGTCGCCCCCGCCGCGGACGCCTCGCCGGCGGGCGCCGGGTCCTCCGGTGGCGCCGGGTCCTCCGGTGGTGCGGGGTTCTCCGTTGGTACGGGGTCCGGCGGGGGCGGGACCTCCCACGCCGAGGCCTCCTTCCGCCGCCGCACCCCCGTCAGGGGCGGCGCCTTCGTCGACGAGTCCGCCGCCCGAGCCGTCTTCCTCGCCCGGGACGGCGCCGCCGGCTGGGCCGAGCTCTGCCGGCTGGTCACCGCCGCCCACGCGGGCGCCCCCGAGGTCCCGCTGGTGACCTGGGACGCCCTGCGCGAGGCGCTCGGCTCCTTCGGGCTGAGCGGCGTGTTCGTCCTGCTCGGCCCCGACTCCGAGGTCGGCCGGGCGCTGGCCGCGGGCCGCCCCGACCGGGCCGCGCGGCTGCTCGCGCCCTGGCGGGAGCTGTACGGGGACGCGCTGCGCCTGGAAGCCGTCCACCACGGCCGCGCCGGCGCCGACGTCGACACGGGCCCCGGTTCGCTGCGCCTCGCCGCGCGCACGGTCGGCTTCGCCGTCGAGCAGGGCGTCCCGGCCGTGGTCACCAACGCCGTCCGCTACGCCGACCCCGGCCAGGGGCCGGTCGCCGACGTCCTCGACGCGGCCCGCCGCCTGGTTCCCGTGGACCCCCGCAAGCGCCTGGACAGCGGCGAACGCTGGCTCAAGGACCCCACCGCCATGGCCGAGGTCGCCGACCGGATCGCCCGGGCGGCCGGTCTGCGCCCCACCGACGCGCGCCGGCTGCTCGGCGAGACCCGGCGCACCGCCGACGCCTGCGCCGTGGACCCCGAGGACGACCTGGGCATCGGCTCCGTGCACTTCCCCGAGGCCCGGCTCGTCGGCGCCGGCCACCGCACCGCACAGCGGGTGCTCGCCTCCCGGGCCTCCGCCGGCATGGTGCTCCGCGGGTACGCGGACGACCACGCGTACTGGGACCGGATGCACCGGGAGCTCGACGTCATCGCCTACCACGGTTTCGCCTCGTACTTCCTGACGGTCGCGCAAGTGGTCGACGACGTACGGGACATGGGCATCCGGGTGGCCGCCCGGGGCTCCGGCGCCGGGTCCCTCGTCAACCACCTCCTGGGGATCGCGCACGCCGACCCCGTCGCGAACGGTCTGCTGATGGAGCGCTTCCTGTCCAAGCGCCGCCACGTCCTGCCCGACATCGACATCGACGTGGAGTCCGCCCGCCGGCTGGACGTCTACCGGCGGATCATCGACCGGTTCGGCGCCGAACGCGTCGCCACCGTGTCCATGCCCGAGACCTACCGGGTCCGGCACGCCATCCGCGACGTCGGCGCCGCCCTGTCCATGGACCCGGCCGCCGTGGACCGGCTCGCCAAGGCCTTCCCGCACATCCGGGCCCGCGACGCCCGCACGGCCCTCGCCGAACTCCCCGAACTGCGCGACGTTCGGGGGGAGTCGTACGGTCGGCTCTGGGAACTGGTCGAGGCGCTGGACGCACTGCCGCGCGGGGTCGCCATGCACCCGTGCGGGGTCCTGCTGTCCGACGCCTCGCTGCTCTCCCGCACCCCGGTCGTCCCGAGCGGCGGCGAGGGCTTCCCGATGTCCCAGTTCGACAAGGACGACGTGGAGGAGCTGGGGCTGCTCAAGCTGGACGTCCTCGGCGTGCGGATGCAGTCCGCGATGGCCCACGCCGTCGCCGAACTCCGGCGCGCCACCGGCGAGGAACTCGACCTGGACGACCCCGCGCAGGTCCCGCCGGGCGACCCGGCCACGTACGAGCTGATCCGCTCGGCCGAGACGCTGGGCTGCTTCCAGATCGAGTCCCCGGGCCAGCGGGACCTGGTGGGACGGCTCCAGCCGGCCACCTTCCAGGACCTGGTCGTCGACATCTCCCTCTTCCGCCCGGGGCCGGTGGCCGCCGACATGGTGCGGCCCTTCATCGAAGCCCGGCACGGCCGCGCCCCGGCGCGATACCCGCACCCGGCCCTTGCGGACGCGCTCCGCGAGACGTACGGGGTGGTGGTCTTCCACGAGCAGATCATCGAGATCGTGCACGTCATGACCGACTGCGGTCGGGACGAGGCGGACCGCGTGCGGCGCGGACTGTCCGACCCGCAGTCGCAGGGCCGGATCAAGGTCTGGTTCGCCACGACGGCGAGCGCGCGCGGCTACTCGGCCGAGGTGATCGCCCGGACCTGGGAGATCGTGGAGGCCTTCGGCTCGTACGGGTTCTGCAAGGCGCACGCGGTCGCCTTCGCCGTGCCCACCTACCAGTCGGCCTGGCTCAAGGCCCACCACCCGGCGGCCTTCTACGCCGGGCTGCTCACCCACGACCCGGGGATGTACCCGAAGCGGTTGCTGCTGGCCGACGCCCGCCGGCGGGGCGTGCCGGTGCTGCCGTTGGACGTGAACCGGTCGGCGGTCGCCCACCGTATCGAACTGGTGTCCGAGCGAAAGTGGGGGCTCCGGCTGGCCCTGGCCGACGTCCACGGCATCGGCGAGGCCGAGGCGGCCCGGATCGAGGCCGGACAGCCCTACGCCTCCCTGCGCGACTTCTGGGACCGCGCCCACCCGGGCCGACCCGTGGCCGAACGACTCGCCCAGGTCGGCGCGTTGGACGCCTTCGGCGCGAACCGCCGTGACCTGCTGCTGCACTTGACCGAACTGCACGGGGCACAACGAGCCGCCGGCGCCCGCGCGAACACCCAACTCCCGCTGGAGGGAGGCCGGTCCACCGCACCCGTCGGCCTGCCCGACCTGACCGACGGCGAACGCCTCAGCGCCGAACTCGGCGTCCTCGGCATGGACGCCTCCCGTCACCTCATGGGCGACCACCAGGCCTTCCTGACCGAACTCGGCGTGGTCCCGGCCGCCCGGCTCCGCGACGTCGAACACGGGCGGACGGTACTGGTCGCCGGCGCCAAGGCGGCCACCCAGACCCCGCCGATCCGATCCGGGAAGCGGGTCATCTTCACCACCCTCGACGACGGCACCGGACTGGTCGACCTGGCCTTCTTCGACGACAGCCACGAGACCTGCGCCCACACCGTCTTCCACTCCTTCCTGCTGCTGGTCCGAGGCGTCGTGCAGCGCCGCGGCCCACAGAGCCTGAGCATCGTCGGAGCGGCCGCCTGGAACCTGTCCGAACTGGTCGAACTGCGCGGGGAGGAAGGCCTGGAGGCGGTCACCGCCCGACTGTCCGAACCGGCCCGCGAGCGCGCCCCCCAGCCGGACGGCGAACCGGACGGCCGCCGCATCCACCTGGCGAACGGCTACAAGATGAACCCGTGGGCCGACCTCCGGCCGCCCGGCGAGGGCGCCGCGACCGGCCGCAAGCTGTGGCACTCCAGCCCGGGGAGCGCGGGATGA
- a CDS encoding DUF3533 domain-containing protein encodes MTQTTSTGPPGGFLAEVKDAVTARAALLVLGVLALQLAFITSYIGAFHHPVPSEIPLAVAAPARGVADRYAEQLDTLPGTPLDAHAVKDADTALARVRDREVDGALIVDPSGKTDELLVASGAGASLSQAVEEVVGRAEKAAGRSVRFRDVAPAARGDARGLSSFYLVVGWCVGGYLCAAILAISAGARPANSARAVIRLGVLLVYSIVAGLLGAVIAGPVLGALSGSITALWGLGTLVVFAVGALTLALQGLAGVVGIGLAILLVVVLGNPSAGGAYPYPLLPPFWRTIGPALPPGAGTYAARSIAYFRGNGAGGPMLVLAGWALLGSAVTLACAMFHKGKAGPAVGSGIGDAPQDPAPAGSGSDR; translated from the coding sequence ATGACCCAGACCACCTCCACAGGTCCGCCCGGCGGCTTCCTCGCCGAGGTCAAGGACGCCGTGACCGCCCGGGCCGCCCTGCTGGTCCTGGGGGTGCTGGCCCTCCAACTCGCCTTCATCACCTCGTACATCGGGGCCTTCCACCACCCCGTGCCCAGCGAGATCCCCCTCGCCGTGGCCGCTCCCGCGCGAGGGGTCGCCGACCGGTACGCCGAGCAGCTCGACACCCTGCCCGGCACACCGCTCGACGCCCACGCGGTCAAGGACGCGGACACGGCGCTCGCGCGGGTCCGGGACCGCGAGGTGGACGGCGCGCTGATCGTCGACCCGAGCGGCAAGACCGACGAGCTGCTGGTCGCGAGCGGTGCCGGGGCCTCCCTCTCGCAGGCGGTCGAGGAGGTCGTCGGGCGCGCCGAGAAGGCCGCCGGGCGCAGCGTGCGGTTCCGCGACGTGGCCCCGGCCGCCCGGGGCGACGCCCGCGGCCTGAGCTCCTTCTACCTGGTCGTCGGCTGGTGCGTGGGCGGCTACCTGTGCGCCGCGATCCTCGCGATCAGCGCCGGCGCCCGGCCCGCGAACTCCGCCCGCGCCGTCATCCGGCTGGGCGTCCTGCTCGTGTACTCGATCGTCGCCGGGCTGCTGGGCGCGGTCATCGCCGGTCCCGTCCTGGGAGCGCTGTCCGGAAGCATCACGGCCCTGTGGGGCCTGGGCACCCTGGTCGTCTTCGCCGTCGGCGCGCTCACCCTGGCCCTCCAGGGACTGGCGGGCGTGGTCGGCATCGGCCTGGCCATCCTCCTGGTGGTGGTCCTCGGCAACCCGAGCGCGGGCGGCGCCTACCCGTACCCGCTGCTGCCGCCGTTCTGGAGGACCATCGGACCGGCCCTGCCGCCGGGCGCCGGCACGTACGCCGCCCGCTCGATCGCGTACTTCCGGGGCAACGGCGCGGGCGGCCCGATGCTGGTGCTGGCCGGCTGGGCGCTGCTCGGTTCGGCCGTGACCCTGGCCTGCGCGATGTTCCACAAGGGGAAGGCCGGGCCCGCGGTGGGCAGCGGGATCGGCGACGCCCCGCAGGACCCCGCGCCCGCCGGGAGCGGCTCCGACCGGTGA
- a CDS encoding amidohydrolase, with translation MSHPIAADLLLTGARIHTVDPDLPEAEALAVHDGTIVWVGPDAEAEAWAGPDTERIDAGGRLVLPGFIDAHNHVRLGSDDACVQLAGVRTLDAILDRIGEWREAHPDAQWIEAEAFDYSAIPGGRMPTAADLDPVTGDTPAIVLSYDVHTAWLNTAAMRRLGVSRDRVDLPFGTAAVDPATGEPTGFVKDFAIKGLSRDGHRALRELGVPWASPDRQYGRLAKSLDDAIRFGITTVVEPQNSLDDLELFERARAEGRLRSRIVAALFHPRGTSDEELDLFAACARMYSGDRLRVGPLKLYIDDVVEPRTAALLEPYTGCGAHRGETFYPAEEFAELLAGLDARGFQCFVHATGDRGIRTVLDAVEHARAVNGPRDARHQVVHVECLDPQDVPRFAELGVVACMQPRHCAPEIAGPGQDWAENVGEGRWHKAWPMRSLHDAGAVLAFSSDWNVAEMDPMIGIYTAVTRRPLDGGDPWQPGETVDVATAVHGYTMGSAYANFLDTERGSLTVGKAADFVVLSRNILEIPAESIPGTVARTVVVAGEVVHTAQEVPVEGQGVPAEGQGVGCEGRAVPAEGRAVSFEEQDVSLDA, from the coding sequence ATGTCACACCCCATCGCCGCCGACCTGCTGCTCACCGGGGCCCGGATCCACACCGTGGACCCGGACCTGCCCGAGGCCGAGGCCCTCGCCGTCCACGACGGCACCATCGTCTGGGTGGGCCCGGACGCCGAGGCCGAGGCCTGGGCCGGACCCGACACCGAGCGCATCGACGCGGGCGGGCGGCTGGTGCTGCCCGGCTTCATCGACGCCCACAACCACGTACGACTCGGCTCCGACGACGCGTGCGTCCAACTCGCCGGGGTCCGCACGCTCGACGCGATCCTCGACCGGATCGGGGAATGGCGCGAGGCCCACCCGGACGCGCAGTGGATCGAGGCCGAGGCCTTCGACTACTCCGCCATCCCCGGCGGCCGGATGCCGACCGCCGCCGACCTGGACCCGGTCACCGGCGACACCCCCGCGATCGTGCTCTCCTACGACGTCCACACGGCCTGGCTGAACACCGCCGCCATGCGTCGCCTCGGCGTCTCCCGCGACCGCGTCGACCTGCCCTTCGGCACTGCCGCCGTCGATCCCGCCACGGGCGAACCCACCGGTTTCGTCAAGGACTTCGCCATCAAGGGACTCTCCCGCGACGGACACCGGGCGCTGCGCGAGCTGGGCGTGCCGTGGGCCTCCCCGGACCGCCAGTACGGGCGGCTCGCCAAGAGCCTCGACGACGCGATCCGCTTCGGCATCACCACGGTGGTGGAGCCGCAGAACTCCCTGGACGACCTGGAACTCTTCGAACGGGCCCGCGCGGAAGGACGGTTGAGGTCCAGGATCGTCGCCGCCCTCTTCCACCCGCGCGGCACGAGCGACGAGGAACTCGACCTCTTCGCCGCCTGCGCCCGGATGTACTCCGGGGACCGCCTGCGGGTGGGCCCGCTGAAGCTGTACATCGACGACGTCGTGGAGCCGCGCACGGCCGCGCTGTTGGAGCCGTACACCGGATGCGGGGCCCACCGGGGCGAGACCTTCTACCCGGCCGAGGAGTTCGCGGAGCTGCTGGCCGGGCTGGACGCCCGCGGCTTCCAGTGCTTCGTGCACGCCACGGGCGACCGGGGCATCCGTACCGTCCTCGACGCCGTCGAGCACGCCCGGGCGGTCAACGGGCCGCGCGACGCCCGCCACCAGGTGGTGCACGTGGAATGCCTGGACCCCCAGGACGTGCCGCGCTTCGCCGAACTCGGCGTGGTGGCCTGCATGCAGCCCCGGCACTGCGCGCCGGAGATCGCCGGACCGGGCCAGGACTGGGCGGAGAACGTGGGCGAGGGGCGCTGGCACAAGGCGTGGCCCATGCGCAGCCTGCACGACGCGGGCGCGGTGCTGGCCTTCTCCAGCGACTGGAACGTCGCCGAGATGGACCCGATGATCGGCATCTACACGGCCGTGACGCGCCGGCCGCTGGACGGCGGCGACCCGTGGCAGCCGGGCGAGACGGTGGACGTGGCCACCGCCGTGCACGGCTACACGATGGGCTCGGCGTACGCCAACTTCCTCGACACCGAGCGCGGCTCCCTGACGGTGGGCAAGGCGGCGGACTTCGTGGTGCTGTCCCGGAACATCCTGGAGATCCCGGCGGAGTCCATCCCCGGGACCGTCGCGCGGACCGTCGTGGTGGCGGGGGAGGTCGTGCACACCGCCCAGGAGGTGCCGGTCGAGGGTCAGGGCGTGCCGGCCGAGGGTCAGGGCGTGGGTTGTGAGGGTCGGGCCGTGCCGGCCGAGGGTCGGGCCGTGTCGTTCGAAGAACAGGACGTGTCGCTCGACGCCTAG
- a CDS encoding cytosine permease produces the protein MTQQETSRPETRRRGTSRQGTSRPEPAADVDEVFKGEVFKDEVFKVETHGIDPIPDAERHGGAKDLFWLWFGSNLTFTYVINGALAVAFGLSFWQATLVVVLSGLSFFAVSAAGLSGIRTGTATLVISRAAFGVRGNFPAGVLNWVVSIGYTIVNTVVGTLALEVFLAEIGLGGGTAIRALALGVTLALTFAVAMWGHATVQFAERWMAYVLAVGFGALLVFVLPGADTSAPAAGPGLSGWSLAFVVMLAGPFSYLPMPADYTRYLPRTTSLRSITWMGASGGFISSVALGVAGVAAATQTDMTDAVAGAESLLPGWFQTVFLALVLGGSVTNSIITLYSSSLNLQVLGIPWSRSRAIVISAAVTAVGSLAALFLTDFTTSLLSFLSLLIIVFAPWGGVFLADMLLRRCRYDSDALHAGNAGAYWYRAGYHPAGMAALLAGMLFAALTCDSELWTGPLVAPLGGADLTLLGSVVSGLAYWALVRRAPAHTPAA, from the coding sequence ATGACACAGCAGGAGACGAGCCGGCCGGAGACGAGACGACGGGGGACGAGCCGACAGGGGACGAGCCGGCCGGAGCCGGCGGCCGACGTCGACGAGGTCTTCAAGGGCGAGGTCTTCAAGGACGAGGTCTTCAAGGTCGAGACGCACGGCATCGACCCCATCCCGGACGCCGAGCGCCACGGCGGCGCCAAGGACCTCTTCTGGCTCTGGTTCGGATCGAACCTGACCTTCACCTACGTGATCAACGGCGCCCTCGCCGTGGCCTTCGGCCTCTCCTTCTGGCAGGCCACCCTGGTGGTCGTGCTCAGCGGACTCTCCTTCTTCGCCGTCAGCGCCGCCGGGCTCAGCGGCATCCGCACCGGCACCGCCACCCTGGTGATCTCCCGCGCCGCCTTCGGGGTGCGCGGCAACTTCCCCGCCGGCGTCCTCAACTGGGTGGTGAGCATCGGCTACACCATCGTCAACACCGTGGTCGGCACCCTGGCACTGGAGGTGTTCCTCGCCGAGATCGGCCTCGGCGGGGGCACGGCGATCCGGGCCCTGGCCCTCGGCGTCACCCTCGCGCTGACCTTCGCCGTCGCCATGTGGGGCCACGCCACCGTGCAGTTCGCCGAGCGCTGGATGGCGTACGTCCTCGCCGTCGGCTTCGGCGCGCTGCTCGTCTTCGTGCTGCCCGGCGCCGACACCTCCGCGCCCGCCGCCGGCCCCGGACTGTCCGGCTGGAGCCTGGCCTTCGTCGTCATGCTGGCCGGCCCCTTCTCGTACCTGCCGATGCCCGCCGACTACACCCGCTACCTGCCCCGGACCACCTCGCTGAGGTCGATCACCTGGATGGGGGCGTCGGGCGGGTTCATCTCCTCCGTGGCCCTCGGCGTCGCGGGCGTCGCGGCCGCCACCCAGACCGACATGACCGACGCCGTCGCGGGCGCCGAGAGCCTGCTGCCGGGCTGGTTCCAGACCGTGTTCCTGGCGCTCGTGCTCGGCGGCTCCGTCACCAACTCGATCATCACCCTCTACTCCTCCAGCCTGAACCTCCAGGTCCTCGGCATCCCGTGGAGCCGCTCCCGGGCCATCGTGATCAGCGCCGCCGTGACCGCCGTCGGCTCGCTCGCCGCGCTCTTCCTCACCGACTTCACGACCTCCCTGCTCTCCTTCCTCTCCCTGCTGATCATCGTGTTCGCGCCCTGGGGCGGGGTGTTCCTCGCCGACATGCTGCTGCGCCGCTGCCGGTACGACTCCGACGCCCTGCACGCCGGGAACGCGGGCGCCTACTGGTACCGGGCCGGCTACCACCCCGCGGGCATGGCCGCCCTGCTCGCGGGCATGCTCTTCGCCGCCCTGACCTGCGACTCCGAGCTCTGGACCGGCCCCCTCGTGGCCCCCCTCGGCGGCGCCGACCTCACCCTCCTCGGCTCGGTCGTCTCCGGACTCGCCTACTGGGCCCTCGTCCGGCGCGCACCCGCCCACACCCCGGCCGCCTGA
- a CDS encoding TetR/AcrR family transcriptional regulator — translation MAGAARRRDGQIAQERMLEEAMTVIAEDGLATLTMSALAERLGTSGGHILYYFGSKDRLLLEALRWSETQLTAERTELLGRRLTTHRKLALFVELYLPRGPRDPRWTLWIELWARTPSNEPLQVAQQEIDDGWQRDLETLLDKGVRQGRFAADLDVPARASELLALLDGLSTRVVLGQRGAERNVALERARSAAALLIPRL, via the coding sequence GTGGCGGGAGCGGCGCGGCGGCGCGACGGGCAGATCGCCCAGGAGCGGATGCTGGAAGAGGCCATGACGGTGATCGCCGAGGACGGGCTGGCGACGCTCACCATGTCGGCGCTGGCCGAGCGGCTCGGCACCAGCGGAGGCCACATCCTGTACTACTTCGGCAGCAAGGACCGGCTGCTGCTGGAGGCGCTGCGCTGGAGCGAGACGCAGCTGACCGCCGAACGCACCGAACTGCTGGGCCGCCGGCTCACCACCCACCGCAAACTGGCCCTGTTCGTGGAGCTGTACCTGCCCCGCGGCCCCCGGGATCCGCGCTGGACGCTGTGGATCGAACTGTGGGCCCGCACGCCCTCCAACGAGCCCCTCCAGGTCGCCCAGCAGGAGATCGACGACGGCTGGCAGCGGGACCTGGAGACCCTGCTGGACAAGGGGGTGCGGCAGGGGCGGTTCGCCGCCGACCTGGACGTGCCGGCCCGCGCCTCGGAGCTGCTCGCGCTACTGGACGGACTGAGTACCCGCGTGGTCCTGGGTCAGCGCGGCGCGGAGCGGAACGTGGCCCTGGAGCGGGCCCGCTCGGCGGCGGCCCTGCTGATCCCGCGCCTCTGA